In Chthonomonadales bacterium, the following proteins share a genomic window:
- a CDS encoding acetylxylan esterase produces MSAFRVCPAAAAAICALVACLAAPAAAQRTPVTVDDLRRAFYDYDAALPLRATAKPGPTPKGESEAQRALRKRYLVAFDSAHDQRVPAIVAIPSKVRPPYPAVVLLAGSGGHKDTDYIRIASDMLCTLGIATISIDAQYHGARARKGRTGDIHFVNSVTNRDAWVQTVIDLRRAIDYLLARGDVDRERIGFLGFSQGAMIGGTLLGVEPRVAVACLAVPGAGLEEWAKHMKLPAGGDAHTMVVSAAIVDPIHFVGRFAPRPLLVLAARRDGLIPRSATEALLAAAGASTQVVWYNSGHILPPTALVTDARQFFATRLARPGRP; encoded by the coding sequence GTGTCAGCGTTTCGCGTGTGCCCTGCCGCGGCCGCGGCGATCTGCGCGCTCGTCGCGTGCCTTGCCGCTCCCGCCGCGGCGCAGCGCACGCCCGTCACCGTCGATGACCTTCGCCGCGCCTTCTACGACTACGACGCCGCGCTGCCCTTGCGCGCCACCGCGAAGCCTGGTCCGACGCCGAAGGGCGAATCGGAGGCGCAGAGGGCGCTCAGGAAGCGCTACCTGGTGGCGTTCGACAGCGCACACGACCAGCGCGTGCCCGCGATCGTGGCGATCCCGAGCAAGGTGCGCCCGCCGTACCCTGCGGTCGTGCTGCTGGCCGGCTCGGGCGGGCACAAGGACACCGACTACATACGCATCGCCTCCGACATGCTGTGCACGCTTGGCATCGCGACGATCTCGATCGACGCGCAGTACCATGGGGCGCGCGCGCGAAAAGGTCGGACCGGCGACATCCACTTCGTCAACAGCGTAACGAACCGCGATGCCTGGGTCCAGACCGTGATCGATCTGCGGCGTGCGATCGACTACCTGCTGGCGCGCGGCGACGTGGATCGCGAGCGGATCGGGTTTCTTGGGTTCAGCCAGGGGGCGATGATCGGGGGTACGTTGCTGGGTGTGGAACCGCGCGTCGCGGTGGCCTGCCTGGCGGTGCCGGGGGCCGGGCTCGAGGAGTGGGCGAAGCACATGAAGCTGCCCGCTGGCGGCGACGCGCACACGATGGTGGTCAGCGCCGCCATCGTCGACCCAATTCACTTCGTGGGCCGCTTCGCGCCCCGGCCGCTGCTCGTGCTGGCTGCGCGACGCGATGGGCTAATACCCCGGTCCGCCACGGAGGCGCTGCTGGCGGCGGCGGGGGCCTCGACGCAAGTCGTCTGGTACAACTCAGGGCACATCCTGCCACCCACGGCCCTGGTGACCGACGCGCGCCAGTTCTTCGCTACACGGCTCGCCCGCCCAGGTCGGCCGTGA
- a CDS encoding sigma-70 family RNA polymerase sigma factor — MSAGDAQGLQPLTRAYGRDPAVEAQIVEGLRGAPEGMARRAALPADAPGGLREEAVVGLVRAMVRRGDEPAAWTLIEALTVRVDRTLMGHAWRLLPGSRDGREELLDAIVTGLYVVWHSLEPAHEFWEVRFGLCLKRFIMDTAKRHRLVGQREVHPEPRGGMEDEAPDPYPSEFPDPNAADPFQGALLATALMAIPEPYRMAFYLRRMEQWDAESIAAHMKVTSRTVRNYLRRADDALQIWRGGETGTA, encoded by the coding sequence TTGAGTGCAGGCGACGCGCAAGGTCTCCAGCCGCTGACACGCGCCTATGGGCGCGACCCCGCCGTCGAGGCCCAGATCGTCGAGGGGCTGCGCGGCGCGCCCGAGGGGATGGCGCGTCGCGCGGCCCTGCCGGCGGACGCGCCGGGCGGCCTTCGAGAGGAGGCCGTGGTGGGACTGGTACGGGCGATGGTACGTCGGGGGGACGAGCCCGCCGCCTGGACGCTGATCGAGGCGCTCACGGTGCGCGTTGACCGGACCCTGATGGGCCACGCCTGGCGGCTCTTGCCCGGCTCCCGGGACGGGCGCGAGGAGCTGCTGGACGCCATCGTGACGGGGCTCTACGTGGTCTGGCATAGCCTGGAGCCGGCTCATGAGTTCTGGGAGGTTCGGTTCGGGCTCTGCCTGAAGCGATTCATCATGGACACCGCGAAGCGGCACCGCCTGGTCGGCCAGCGCGAGGTCCATCCCGAGCCCCGCGGCGGCATGGAGGACGAAGCGCCGGACCCCTATCCGAGCGAGTTCCCGGACCCGAATGCGGCGGATCCGTTCCAGGGCGCACTGCTGGCCACCGCGCTGATGGCGATCCCGGAGCCCTATCGCATGGCGTTCTACCTGCGCCGGATGGAGCAGTGGGATGCGGAGAGCATCGCCGCGCACATGAAGGTCACCTCCCGAACCGTGCGAAACTACCTGCGCCGTG